The sequence CCCGCTGCCACGCTCGTCGGTGTGGATGCGCACGGCCTCGATGAGCCCACGGGTCGCTCCCTTGTGGGAGAGCCCCGGAATGATCGTGAGCTGGAGTGTTCCGATCACGCGGCCTTCGCGCACGGCGACGACAAGATGCTGGTTCGGATCGGCATCGAGGCGTTCCAGTGCGACCCGGTACGGGGTCAGCTCGTCGGGTGACTCACGCTGGGCGCCCAGCGGGTCGTCGGCGAGCATCGCGACGATCGCCGGAAGGTCGCCGGCCGTCGCGGGCCGTATCTCAAGATCTCCCATGCCCGCAGCCTACGCAGGGACCTTCAGGGACTCCACGACCCGTACCAGCGGCGCCAGTTCGGGGTTCCTGGAGGCCTCGTCCAGGGCCTCGCGCAGAGCGGCGTCGTTGGTGGGCCGTGCCTCTTCCAGCAGGCGCAGGCCCGCCGGGGTGACGTTCGTGTAGATGCCGCGCCGGTCGGTGGGGCACAGATAGCGCTCCAGCAGGCCGCGGTCCTCCAGGCGGGTCACCAGGCGGGTGGTGGCGCTCTGGCTGAGGACGACCGCATCGGCAACCTGCTTCATCTGCAGATGGCCGCCGTCACCGTCGTGTTGTCGGCTGAGCACGTCCAGCAGGGAGTACTCGCGCACGCTCAGATCGTGCTGCGCCTGCAGAGCACGCTCGATGTGCGCCTCGATCCTCCCGTGCAGTGCAGAGAGGGCACACCAGCCCTGGGCGAGGGCAGTGAGCGCGGGGTCCGTCGCTGTCATTGGCGTTTTTCCTCCGTCCCGGGGCGGCTGTTCCAGGGTAGAGCACCTCCGCAATAGCCCGCTGTTGCATATAGTCCGCGTCTGCAATTATTGTGAACGCATCCAAAGCGCTCCTGCAATCGTCTGGGAAGGTTCACCCCCTCATGCCTCTCGCGCTTCTGGCCCTCGCGATCGGGGCCTTCGGAATCGGAACGACCGAGTTCGTGATCATGGGCCTGCTGCCCGAGGTCGCGAACGATTTCGGGGTCTCCATCCCCGCGGCGGGCCTGCTCGTGACCGGCTACGCCCTCGACGTGGTCATCGGCGCCCCGCTGATGACCGTGCTCGGCACCAAGGTCCCGCGCAAGCGGATGCTGATGTTGCTGATGGGCCTGTTCATCGCCGGAAACCTGCTGTCCGCGGTGGCCCCTGCCTTCGTGGTCATGCTGATCGGGCGGGTGATCGCATCCCTCGCCCACGGTGCCTTCTTCGGCATCGGCTCGGTCGTCGCGGCCGAGCTGGTGGCACCCCACAAGAAGGCCGGCGCCATCGCCATGATGTTCACCGGCCTGACCGTCGCCAATGTCATCGGCGTCCCACTGGGGACCCTCATCGGCCAGCACGTCGGCTGGCGTGTCACGTTCGCCATCGTCGCCGCTCTTGGGGTTGTCGGCCTCGTCGGCATCGCCAAGCTGGTGCCCGAGCTGCCGAAGCCCGAAGGAGTGCACCTGCGGCACGAACTGGCCGCCTTCAAGAACGCCCAGGTCCTGCTCGCCATGGCGATGACCGTCCTCGGCTTCGGCGGAGTGTTCGCGGCCATCACTTACATTGCGCCGATGATGACCCACATCGCCGGCTTCGCCGACGGCTCGGTCACCTGGCTGCTCGTCCTGTTCGGTCTCGGCATGGTCGGCGGCAACCTCATCGGCGGAAAGTTCGCCGACCGCGCCCTGATGCTCATGCTGTACATCTCTCTGGGCGCCCTGGCGGTCGTTCTGGCCCTGTTCACGCTCACCGCCCACAACAAGATCGCGGCGGCCGTGACCATCACCCTGATCGGCGCCCTCGGATTCGCGACCGTCCCGCCGCTGCAGAAGCGCGTCCTCGACCAGGCACACGGCGCACCGACGCTCGCGTCGGCGGTGAACATCGGCGCCTTCAACCTGGGCAACGCCCTGTCCGCCTGGCTCGGCGGCGTGGTGATCTCGGCCGGCTTCGGCTACACGGCACCCAACTGGGTCGGCGCGGCCCTCGCCGTGGCTGCCCTGGTCCTCGCCGTCCTTTCGGCGGCCCTGGAGCGCCGCGGTGGCACACACAGCACGGTGATCGCCTCCAGCGCGCCCGCCGGACAGCAGACCCCGGCCCACCACTGAACCCTCGGACCACGGTTGCAGCGGCCCAGGCCCCTGCAACCCCCAGACCCAACAGCAACCCGGACCCCAGCACCACCCAAGACCTCGACGAACCCCCAGGTCTCAGTCTTAGCACCACCCAAGGAGAACGCTCCATGAGCACCACCGCCGTCGCCCCGCTGTCCATTGAGGACGCCGAACTGCTCGTCGACACGGCTCGCAGGGCGGCCGAGGACGCCGGAGTCACCATCAGCGTCACCGTCCTGGACGCAGGCGGCCACCTGCTCGCCTTCCGCCGTGACGACCGGGCCGTGCTGATCTCCGGCGAGACCAGCACCCGCAAGGCCTACACGGCGCTCCAGCTGAACGCGCCCACCGCCGACCTGGTCGACGCCGTCCAGCCGGGTGGACTCTTCCACACCCTGCCCACGGCCCTCGATCGCCCCCTGCTGTTCATCGCAGGCGGTGTGCCCGTCCACCGCGACGGCCGGCTGATCGGCGCCATCGGCGTCGGCGGCGGCGCACCGGAGCAGGACCACGGCTTCGCCACCGCGGCCGTCCGGGTACTCGTCTGACGACACGGTCCCGACGGACCGACGCCGGCCCCGCCACGTTCAGCGGCGGGGCCGGCGTTCTGCGTACGAGGGCTCAGCCCGCCGCCACCGTCAGCGGGGCGAACCGCCGGGTCCAGTCCCCCGGGAGGTCCGGGATGCCGTACGTCATCACGGAGTTGAAGGCCACG comes from Streptomyces sp. FXJ1.172 and encodes:
- a CDS encoding GlcG/HbpS family heme-binding protein, with the translated sequence MSTTAVAPLSIEDAELLVDTARRAAEDAGVTISVTVLDAGGHLLAFRRDDRAVLISGETSTRKAYTALQLNAPTADLVDAVQPGGLFHTLPTALDRPLLFIAGGVPVHRDGRLIGAIGVGGGAPEQDHGFATAAVRVLV
- a CDS encoding MFS transporter, with the translated sequence MPLALLALAIGAFGIGTTEFVIMGLLPEVANDFGVSIPAAGLLVTGYALDVVIGAPLMTVLGTKVPRKRMLMLLMGLFIAGNLLSAVAPAFVVMLIGRVIASLAHGAFFGIGSVVAAELVAPHKKAGAIAMMFTGLTVANVIGVPLGTLIGQHVGWRVTFAIVAALGVVGLVGIAKLVPELPKPEGVHLRHELAAFKNAQVLLAMAMTVLGFGGVFAAITYIAPMMTHIAGFADGSVTWLLVLFGLGMVGGNLIGGKFADRALMLMLYISLGALAVVLALFTLTAHNKIAAAVTITLIGALGFATVPPLQKRVLDQAHGAPTLASAVNIGAFNLGNALSAWLGGVVISAGFGYTAPNWVGAALAVAALVLAVLSAALERRGGTHSTVIASSAPAGQQTPAHH
- a CDS encoding MarR family winged helix-turn-helix transcriptional regulator, which produces MTATDPALTALAQGWCALSALHGRIEAHIERALQAQHDLSVREYSLLDVLSRQHDGDGGHLQMKQVADAVVLSQSATTRLVTRLEDRGLLERYLCPTDRRGIYTNVTPAGLRLLEEARPTNDAALREALDEASRNPELAPLVRVVESLKVPA
- a CDS encoding GNAT family N-acetyltransferase, coding for MGDLEIRPATAGDLPAIVAMLADDPLGAQRESPDELTPYRVALERLDADPNQHLVVAVREGRVIGTLQLTIIPGLSHKGATRGLIEAVRIHTDERGSGLGGTLIQWAIDTSRRLGCAMVQLTSDKTRTDAHRFYTRLGFTASHEGFKLKL